AGCTTCATAATAATATACATTAACTGCCCATAATCACTTCAATCCCTGTCCAAATTGCATTCTGTGGCTAGCTTTTTCAGCGCCTTAGTTAATTTAACTTGATTATAATTGGAAGCATCTGACTATGATTTAGGCATGCTTATTGCTATAAAAGAAATAAGCCCATATTCAAAGTTACTGTGCAAGTATTTTAATAAGATTTGCACACATCTCAAAAAATTCTATTGTATGACTCCCTGGTCTTGGAGTTAAATCAGCTGTAGAAGAGTCAAGCGAAGAGCTCACTGATGAGGTAAGGGATGTATCAGCAGATTTTCCTTGCACATCAGCATCTGAATCTTTTTGACAGGATCTATAGTTGCTCACAGAACCCGATCTCTGTGGAGTTGCAGTCCCAGACTTCGCTTCCGTAATTTCATCTGGGGGGcaaggggaaagaggaggaaaattagGTCTTGCTATCAGATCAATTATAGGAACAGCAAACATCCTCCCCTTCTCACACCTCtaaatcttgttttttaaaatcttggttAATACATAAACACCTTTTGCAAACTGTATATATTTGATACAAAATAGAAGTTTATACATAACAGTAACACAGAAGCAAGTGTCCTTGTGCAAGTTATTCCTCTACTCTGAACTGTGTTCCCAAAACATTTACATCTAGTTTAGACCAGCACTTGCCATATTTTTCATGAACTAATTTCAACAGCTAATAGTTCAATTTAGGTTACTTAAAACAAGGACAGCATTGTAAGGTTAAGTCcaataatatttaaaacattttgtagaTGCTTTTTGCTAGCAtgtactttatttttattctatttttgttttctttatatttggttatttttaatttgttatttgtatttttattataattcatTGATACATTAATTGCTGGCATCTACATTAATTCATCTTTCAGTTTTGGAAGTTTTTCCCCTTAGTGTGTGGCACACAGATAAAGTCTACCTTCTCTATGAGGAGGAAATACTTTTGTCTTAGAAGTAATGTTCTGCTGAAGTATCTGTATTCTTACTTTAAATACTGAACATAAGTTTGACTCTCACCTGGCACTAAAAAAAGTTACTTCCAAGAGGAATTAGTGAACACAGGAGAGACTGCCTCTTCACATCAAAGCTATTTTAAACTACAGTTTGATAAGAGGAACAGAGACAATTAACTGGTGGAGAGAAAGGAAAGTCAAATCAGCTACACTGTGGAAGAGATGTGGCAAATCCATGCTCTTCAGTTGTATTTCCTCAAGAGCTGAAGCCAGGACAGCAGCAGGCTGCCCTCCCCCAGCTGCATGGCTCTAAGCAGTCATCTTCCTCCAACAGGGATGGCATTTGTCCTAtgctgcagcaggtcagtacagGAAAGTGATTAGTCCCCTGTATCAAGTACCACTGGATCTGAGCAAGAACCAGTATTGTCAGAAGGAATGAGGCAAGAACTGCTCTGCAAAGCCAGATCAGATTATACTGTCATCAGACACAGCCTTAGCCACCCTATACTGTAATCCAACCACAGTCCAGTAAATCCTTTTTCCATGCCACATGTTTTCCTAGGCATGTCATCTACACCACTGGCTGTAGGTAATCCTGCTTTAGTCTACTGTGCCCATAAACAAGCATTGTGGCCAGTCTCTATTAGCTCCTCCATTCACTTTCAGGAAGCTATGCAACCAGGATTTGTATGCTGTGTTACTGTCACTCtataaaatatatctttctaCAGGTTAGACCAACTGCTTTCAAGACTTCAGTTACTGCAAGCATACAACTCCTATCTCAAATTTTGTCTACTACTAGCAGTAGTGGGTTGACTCTGCCTGGCAGCTAATACCTCAGTGCAATGGGGAAGAAAACTGGAAGTGCAGAAGTGAGAACACTCATGGGtagaaataaagatattttaataaggggaagaaaaaaggagaggaaaagagggcAACCACTCACCACCTATCCAAAGCAGCCCGGTCAGTCTCAAGGCTACCTTCCCCAAACTCCAACCCCTCAGTTCCTTTGCTAAGCATAACatcatatggcatggaatatccctttggtcaacctggctctgctctccaggctccaacccctcccaacttcttgcgaATTCCTGGCCTACTCATCGGGTAaaacagagtggggaaaaaaaagactagaTACTATGTAAGTACTGCTAAGCAATAgtcaaaacactggtgtgttatcaacactcttAAGTCACAGatgcaaaacacagcaccatacaggctgctatgaagaaaattaactccatctcagccaggcCCAGTACAGCAATGTACAGTTCCAAGTTGTGAGAAACGTtcagttgccaattatcaacagctcagacaggatgcggtgtgaagcactctttattacgttcttgcaagaccgggcacccccatcaagtggacgcgcctaccagccatcatgcaatggtttatatccctttctcccaaccgccagttccctcccctgattcctcactggctgagtactacagggtaGTTTCTTCCCGAACCacctaccgatacgccccttcatgtatgtgttcatacatcgcatgttcatggaaatgaaccttggctttctccagggcggagaagttaatatgcatgagctcatcatGCAAGtgtactaagatggaaaagttcgccccaagtctttcggtatctgcatccatctaaagccagttccaagtactgggtcatcacagttgacaaaaagatcacttgccttctagccctaggccagggatttcaatggttgtgaattgctcttgttgattgcttttgtgaatcgctcctgcccttcccatcaggcttattatgcgaaaacaacattctttcccttacaaagTCAAATTTAAATACCTAGATGCTAAGCTTTATCTTCACTAGGAAGTGTTATTCACATGCTTACTTGAGATCTAAATTAATGTTTAGATTTGGGAGTGATGCTCCAGAGGCAGTTCAGGTTAAGCCAAATCTCACCTCTCAGCCCTGTCCCCTTCTGCACCAGTGGTATTAGTTCTGGTGCAGACACCAATGGAGCAGTTCAAGATTTGTTATAGTAAAAAGCTATTAAAAGGATGAAGCAGCTAACCATCTGATCACAGGAACACTAGACCAGGAAGGAATAAAGAAACATTAAATACAGATCTAGATTGGCTTAAACTAATAAAGGGCAACACTTAGTTCACTTATAAACAATTAAGACATGTTTGCATTTAGCATTATTTCCCATACAACTACATTAACTTATGTAAGTCTTCACATACCATCAATGCTACGGAAGTCCAGTAAGTATGTTCTGCTGTCCACCTGATACAACTGTAGACTCATTTTGGAATATGCACTTGTTACTGGATTCTTCCTTCGAACACGCAGATAGTATGGATTTACAACCTAGTACAAGAGATTTAAGTTAGTTTCTAGAACTGCTTGAAAAGCACTGCTTGTTGGTTTTGTCATTTCAACTCACTGGTATTATCAAGTGATTTCAGGCTTACCTGTTGGAGttgtagggggttttttttagccaACAGAAGAACATTCCCACAACCCCAGTAGAAAAGTTAGACATGTtaacaagactttttttcctgtcagcatCAACAGCCTCCCACAAAACCCTTCCTGCACAGCAAGCACAAGCAGTCAGCACAGGCACATGAGATTATTTTCCAGCACAGATCAGGCTATGTAACTACTCAGCTCAAACAAATTTACTGTTGTCTGCTATAAAGAGCCTTCATTCTTTTACCTTCCATTCATAATCCAGTTGTTTAATTGCTCGACAAACTTCAGCCATGATATCATTTGGTCGACTCTGACTCCTTATTCCCAAGTGCCACTTAGCTCTTCTTACACCTTGGTGTTTTGACTTCTGTGGATTCAGCTCATCAAGAGTATGGCGAGGACGTGGTGCTTCAGCTACTAAGAATGGCACTCTTTCGGGATGAGGGCGAGACAGATGGTGATCATCAAGAAAAGAATCCGGTGGGCTTGTAGCCAAGTAGAAGTCTTTGGCCTCATTCATTATTCTTCTATTATCTATAATGAGGTGATAAGCAACCGCTAAAGGGTCCTGATGATTTCGGCTATATAGACAACTTAGCACTTCCTCTTCAGTGCATTCAAACTTTTCACACACTTCTTTTAAGGCTTCATCATCAATCATGGTAGAGCTATAGGATGGATCTTCAGGAAACAAGTATTTTGGAAGGTCCTGCTTAAACCATTCATGTTCcctagatttaaaaataaaaaaacctctgagtAGATGTATGTAAAGCAAggctttttaatattaaattctttaaaaaataaaatgagcttaGTCTGTACAAAAAGAATCACAGTTGTCAGTCCAAGTCCTCTTCTGTGCAGCACAAGACAATAAACCAGTACACAAAGTAATAATTGTGTTCACAAGATTCTGCTAGACATTTTGCAAGACTGAAAAAATCCTCTTTCCTGTAAGTTTTTCAACTACCTGAGCTCTAAAATTATCTTTGTATAACTCAACCAGCTTTTTATATAAATAGCATATTTTTTACTGCCACTATGTTAGTTTTGAGATATTTTCAACCGAAATTCTTATACTATCCACTTGAGTCATCCCTCCCCAAGTACACACATAACAATACATAACAAAATTAAGACATGATgatgataaataattttttgGTAGATGTCTGGACACAGATTTTTGAATGCTGAAGTCACATGCTCCCCACATCAAACAAGCTACCTATCATTTTTTCATTCAGAACACCCCCAGCTGTCTCTTTAAGACTTAAAAAGGTTGAGGGGAGCTATAGAAGGGTCGATCTGTACCTTTTTACTACTGTACTGGTATTCATTCATAAGAGGGAAAGATACAGAGGAATCAAATACTTACATTGCCCAATCACAGAGAATAAGTAAGATTGTTTCCTGCACCTAGAGTAAGCTGCTTAACTAACCAAAGGGTATGGCTTAACACCATTTTTGAAAGTATTCTAGGCGATAATGTAAAGACTTGCTACAGATTTAAGAGCAGTTATACAGATGTCATGGCTTAACCCCagatggcaactaagcaccacacagccaggTGCTCACACCTCGCCAGTGGGATGAGGaccagaagagtaaaagtgagaaattgtgggttgagataaaaacactttaataattagaaagaatttttttttaattttaaggaaaaacaaaacaaagagaaatgaaaataaaacccaagaaagacaagtaatgcaaatgaaaacaattgctcaactgaccaatgcccagccagtccctgagcagcagcccaCCCACACCAACCTCCCTCCCAGTTGTACTGCTGAGCATagtgtcatatggtatggaatatccttggtcagttggggtcaagctgtcccagctctgttcccTCCCAACTTTTCTGTACCTCCAACCagctcactggcagggcagtgcaaggagcagaaaaggccttcacACTGTGTAAACACTGCTGAGCACTAACTAAATCATCAGTGTGTTAGCAACACTATTTTCAgtacaaatacaaaacacagcccTATGCAAGCTtttgtgaagaaatttaactctatcccag
The Strix uralensis isolate ZFMK-TIS-50842 chromosome Z, bStrUra1, whole genome shotgun sequence DNA segment above includes these coding regions:
- the PRKAA1 gene encoding 5'-AMP-activated protein kinase catalytic subunit alpha-1 isoform X2, whose protein sequence is MVMEYVSGGELFDYICKNGRLDEKESRRLFQQILSGVDYCHRHMVVHRDLKPENVLLDAHMNAKIADFGLSNMMSDGEFLRTSCGSPNYAAPEVISGRLYAGPEVDIWSSGVILYALLCGTLPFDDDHVPTLFKKICDGIFYTPQYLNPSVISLLKHMLQVDPMKRATIRDIREHEWFKQDLPKYLFPEDPSYSSTMIDDEALKEVCEKFECTEEEVLSCLYSRNHQDPLAVAYHLIIDNRRIMNEAKDFYLATSPPDSFLDDHHLSRPHPERVPFLVAEAPRPRHTLDELNPQKSKHQGVRRAKWHLGIRSQSRPNDIMAEVCRAIKQLDYEWKVVNPYYLRVRRKNPVTSAYSKMSLQLYQVDSRTYLLDFRSIDDEITEAKSGTATPQRSGSVSNYRSCQKDSDADVQGKSADTSLTSSVSSSLDSSTADLTPRPGSHTIEFFEMCANLIKILAQ
- the PRKAA1 gene encoding 5'-AMP-activated protein kinase catalytic subunit alpha-1 isoform X1, encoding MRRLGPWLKMAAADKQKHEHGRVKIGHYILGDTLGVGTFGKVKVGKHELTGHKVAVKILNRQKIRSLDVVGKIRREIQNLKLFRHPHIIKLYQVISTPTDIFMVMEYVSGGELFDYICKNGRLDEKESRRLFQQILSGVDYCHRHMVVHRDLKPENVLLDAHMNAKIADFGLSNMMSDGEFLRTSCGSPNYAAPEVISGRLYAGPEVDIWSSGVILYALLCGTLPFDDDHVPTLFKKICDGIFYTPQYLNPSVISLLKHMLQVDPMKRATIRDIREHEWFKQDLPKYLFPEDPSYSSTMIDDEALKEVCEKFECTEEEVLSCLYSRNHQDPLAVAYHLIIDNRRIMNEAKDFYLATSPPDSFLDDHHLSRPHPERVPFLVAEAPRPRHTLDELNPQKSKHQGVRRAKWHLGIRSQSRPNDIMAEVCRAIKQLDYEWKVVNPYYLRVRRKNPVTSAYSKMSLQLYQVDSRTYLLDFRSIDDEITEAKSGTATPQRSGSVSNYRSCQKDSDADVQGKSADTSLTSSVSSSLDSSTADLTPRPGSHTIEFFEMCANLIKILAQ